One genomic segment of Arthrobacter sp. NicSoilB8 includes these proteins:
- a CDS encoding carboxymuconolactone decarboxylase family protein: MMITTAPENEVLLTEHTPRLDWMTAAPEVFKAMLRLDTAAKNGIDPALLNLIKIRASQINQCAFCLDMHSKDAIAAGETAERIIQLNAWNESKHFYTAREIAAIELTEAVTVLTDGFVPDAVYRQAAALFTETELAHLIAAVVAINAFNRFGVSTRMVPGHYTPGSH; encoded by the coding sequence ATGATGATAACTACGGCACCCGAAAACGAAGTACTCCTGACAGAACACACACCGCGTCTGGACTGGATGACAGCCGCCCCCGAGGTCTTCAAGGCCATGCTCCGCCTCGACACGGCCGCCAAGAACGGCATCGATCCCGCCCTACTCAACCTGATCAAAATCCGCGCGTCACAGATCAACCAATGCGCCTTCTGCCTCGACATGCACAGCAAAGACGCCATTGCGGCCGGAGAAACCGCAGAACGGATCATCCAACTCAACGCCTGGAACGAATCCAAACACTTCTACACCGCACGAGAAATCGCGGCAATTGAACTGACCGAAGCGGTCACAGTACTCACGGACGGCTTCGTGCCGGACGCGGTATACCGGCAGGCCGCCGCCTTGTTCACCGAGACCGAGCTCGCTCACCTGATCGCGGCGGTTGTGGCCATCAACGCATTCAACCGCTTCGGCGTTTCAACCCGCATGGTCCCCGGCCACTACACACCAGGCTCTCACTAA
- a CDS encoding dihydroxy-acid dehydratase, giving the protein MRSKDQFEGVQRSLQRAWIKGAGFTDEELSRPLIMIANTYQDFSPENAHLRTLADAVKAGVRMNGGTPIEMNTIHVTDSEAFAARSMRYVLPSRDIVADSVELMAEGHGVDALVLLTGGDKPTPGMIMAAARLNIPAIMLYCGPTRFGEHQGKKLFLETVYDGVGEAIRGAITEETLKAWEDKLFPGNGAGDTMTSGNTAGIYTEALGMSLPGSGTLEGGSNAQIRAAKHTGMRIVDLFRENVRPSDILTEAAFENALRAALAVSGSTNLVLHFIAMASEAGIKLDFDFIDRIGRTTPTLAKIAPSGPWGVSELGHAGGVPAVLKELGDLIHRDAITVSGRTVGEIVDAAANENPELLHSSSNAHSPEGAIFVLKGSSRARKHADPHMRLLMDKEGPFKKCAYHGHETPARDRTALPHKTPEAGIFD; this is encoded by the coding sequence ATGCGCAGTAAAGACCAGTTCGAAGGCGTCCAGCGTTCCCTGCAGCGAGCCTGGATCAAGGGTGCGGGCTTCACCGACGAAGAGCTGTCGCGCCCTCTGATCATGATCGCCAATACCTATCAGGACTTCTCGCCCGAGAATGCACACCTCCGCACGTTGGCGGATGCGGTCAAGGCTGGCGTCCGGATGAACGGCGGCACGCCGATCGAAATGAACACCATCCACGTCACCGACAGCGAGGCCTTCGCAGCACGTAGCATGCGCTACGTGCTGCCCAGCCGCGACATCGTCGCAGACTCTGTAGAACTGATGGCCGAAGGCCATGGCGTGGATGCCCTCGTGCTGCTGACCGGCGGAGACAAGCCGACGCCGGGCATGATCATGGCAGCTGCCCGGTTGAACATCCCTGCCATCATGCTCTACTGCGGACCCACCCGGTTCGGTGAGCATCAGGGCAAGAAGCTCTTCCTCGAGACTGTGTACGACGGAGTAGGCGAAGCGATCCGCGGCGCCATCACCGAGGAGACACTTAAAGCTTGGGAGGACAAGCTCTTCCCTGGCAACGGTGCCGGTGACACCATGACGTCGGGCAACACCGCCGGCATCTACACGGAGGCTCTGGGTATGTCCCTGCCTGGTTCCGGGACCCTTGAAGGCGGCTCCAACGCGCAGATCCGGGCTGCCAAGCACACCGGCATGCGGATTGTTGACCTGTTCCGTGAGAACGTCCGCCCCTCGGACATCCTCACCGAAGCCGCCTTCGAGAATGCCCTGCGCGCTGCCCTGGCCGTCTCGGGATCCACGAACCTGGTGCTGCACTTCATCGCCATGGCCAGCGAGGCCGGCATCAAGCTCGACTTCGACTTCATCGACAGGATCGGGCGCACCACCCCGACGTTGGCCAAGATCGCGCCCTCTGGCCCGTGGGGTGTGTCCGAGCTGGGGCATGCCGGCGGCGTGCCCGCCGTCCTGAAGGAACTCGGAGACCTGATCCACCGGGACGCCATCACCGTCAGCGGCCGGACCGTCGGCGAGATCGTCGACGCTGCGGCAAACGAAAACCCCGAGTTGCTGCACTCTTCATCGAATGCCCACTCACCCGAGGGCGCGATTTTCGTGCTGAAGGGAAGTTCTCGGGCAAGGAAGCACGCCGACCCGCACATGCGCCTCCTCATGGACAAGGAAGGCCCGTTCAAAAAATGCGCCTACCACGGTCACGAAACTCCCGCCCGGGACAGAACTGCTCTTCCCCATAAGACCCCTGAAGCCGGAATATTTGACTAG
- a CDS encoding glycoside hydrolase family 15 protein, with translation MDFELTWFPSHEDVPAAVNVDDALELAVDYWTTWAGNCRDDGKYGGAVKRSLLVLRALTHYETGGIVAAPTTSLPEDFGGTRNWDYRYCWLRDASLTLEAMLTHGYESQALKWRNWLLRALAGDPEDLQIMYGVGGERDLAEKELHHLPGYRNARPVRIGNAAVSQYQADVVGEVMVALERLRLAGGKEDHFSWALQRALLGSVENHLEDKDFGLWEVRGDAQYFTHSRVMMWAAFDSGVRAVRDHGLAGPVQHWERLRENLAAEVVALGFNRDLNSFTQTYGGQQTDAALLALPQVGFLAYDDERMLGTVAQLERELLTAEGLLLRYRTETGVDGLEPGEHPFLACSFWLVEQYARSGRRTDAGNLMDMLVGLSNDLGLLSEEYSMKDNRMAGNFPQAFSHLTLVRAADAMHGVDRLSLQLKH, from the coding sequence GTGGACTTCGAACTGACATGGTTTCCCTCGCACGAGGATGTGCCGGCGGCCGTCAATGTCGATGATGCCCTCGAACTGGCGGTGGACTATTGGACCACCTGGGCCGGCAATTGCCGCGACGACGGCAAATACGGCGGGGCGGTGAAGCGTTCGCTGCTGGTGCTGCGTGCGCTCACCCACTATGAGACCGGCGGCATTGTCGCCGCGCCCACCACTTCCCTGCCGGAGGATTTTGGCGGGACGCGCAACTGGGACTACCGCTACTGTTGGCTGCGCGATGCGTCCTTGACGCTGGAGGCCATGTTGACACACGGCTACGAATCCCAGGCGCTGAAGTGGCGCAACTGGCTTTTGCGCGCCCTCGCCGGCGATCCCGAGGACCTGCAAATAATGTACGGGGTGGGGGGCGAACGGGACCTGGCGGAAAAGGAGCTGCACCACCTTCCCGGATACCGGAATGCCAGACCGGTGCGAATCGGCAACGCTGCCGTGTCCCAGTACCAGGCCGATGTCGTCGGCGAAGTGATGGTGGCGCTTGAACGGCTTCGTCTCGCCGGGGGCAAAGAGGACCATTTTTCCTGGGCGCTCCAGCGGGCGCTGCTCGGATCCGTGGAAAATCACCTCGAGGACAAAGACTTCGGCCTGTGGGAAGTGCGTGGCGATGCCCAATATTTCACCCACTCCAGAGTCATGATGTGGGCAGCCTTTGACAGCGGGGTGAGGGCCGTTCGGGACCACGGACTGGCTGGTCCTGTGCAGCATTGGGAGAGACTCCGTGAGAACCTGGCCGCGGAAGTCGTCGCTCTCGGATTCAACCGGGACCTCAACTCGTTCACGCAAACCTACGGCGGTCAGCAGACGGACGCCGCCCTGCTGGCCTTGCCGCAGGTTGGCTTCCTGGCCTATGACGATGAGCGCATGCTCGGCACCGTCGCTCAGCTGGAAAGGGAGCTGCTCACCGCGGAGGGACTGCTGCTGCGCTACCGCACTGAGACGGGAGTTGACGGATTGGAACCGGGTGAGCATCCATTCCTCGCGTGTTCATTTTGGCTGGTGGAACAGTACGCCCGCTCGGGCCGCCGGACCGACGCCGGGAACCTGATGGACATGCTGGTGGGACTCTCCAACGACCTCGGCCTGCTCAGCGAAGAATACTCAATGAAGGACAATCGGATGGCGGGAAACTTTCCCCAAGCCTTCTCCCACCTGACCCTGGTGCGGGCGGCGGATGCCATGCACGGTGTGGACCGTCTCAGCCTGCAGTTGAAACACTGA
- a CDS encoding NAD-glutamate dehydrogenase: MSRKSAPTQQAESAVPLEPSESFLAGYYAQVSAEDLRSYSPGTLRARAAHHLKVASSRAPGQAAVGILNEMDASIVAVVTDDNPYLVHSVTAELTRDDAPIRLLVHPSLQVLRDPVSHELLEVGRGPSVEGGPARESGSTEVWFAAEIGRLGDDAAARELTENLHRVLDDVRAAADDAAAMHGKLAEAVAAVDGFPQAVVPPSEQLGELLRWLDDGNFLFLGYGEYQLTTAEGQELLSERPGAALGLLKGLRGSAPGAPVPGMIRGNQALTLATSEVRSTVLRRSYMDELRLQIFNEAGRATGERRFVGLFTPVAAHQSVRRIPMIREKVQAVRERLGFSPRSQQSKDLLAVLETFPRDELFHIDVDDLTRLAGDILRAEALRRTRVFLRPDSYGRFMSVLVFFPRRRYSTAVRLLMEQELRQAFKAKSIEFEVRLTGSAMARVFFRILLAGGLSDSPASGTAVVDPSDLERRLISATRSWADGLDEVIRERFPASEVARLSGLWSEAFPSSYRADYGAETAVGDIINFETFDLDGTGGRSLGDPLLTVYVRTRVSPTLTEDARIRLYLTRPRSLTQILPFLHNLGLEVLDQRPFELRRGTGQGVFLYDLGVKYPAGVDPVATSGLLADAFGAAMRGDLESDRIDALVIREGVGWRQATILRSYAKYLQQLGITNSYGFIADTLMTNVRATHALLGLFEAKFDPGLDATDRSRDTAAARNKLLAAIDEIPTLDADRLLRTFMNLVEATLRTNYFLDKAHLSFKLNPAAITNAPFPRPMHEIWVYSPRVEGVHLRFGTLARGGLRWSERSEDFRTEVLGLVKAQNVKNSVIVPTGAKGGFYPKHLPDPAADRDAWLAEGLACYRIFVSGLLDLTDNMVPSGSGESVVPPERVVRHDGDDYYLVVAADKGTASFSDAANAVAQEYGFWLGDAFASGGSVGYDHKQMGMTARGAWESVKHHFSELGMDPQHDNFTVAGIGDMSGDVFGNAMLLSPHIRLVAAFDHRHIFLDPAPDPAASFDERERLFHLPRSSWADYDPSLISEGGGVHSRRAKAIEITEQVRTCLGLEAGTLALPPHGLLQAILRAPVDLLYNGGIGTYAKASTESHADVGDKANDPIRVNGSELRARVVAEGGNLGITQRGRIEAALGGVLLNTDAIDNSAGVDCSDHEVNIKIFIERMIAAGKMPAAERAGFLQSLTDEVARLVLANNVDQNVLLFNDRHLMLEWSPGFERFMDWLESTTDLDRSLEALPTAEQLQERLRTGEGLTAPELSVLAAYAKIELARELSASDLADDPWFKQVLRGYFPRQLSERFDAELDAHPLRRQIVCTVVANDMINLGGITFAFRAIEETTVTAAAVARAFVVIREAYDLPWIMGRLAALPPGYPSEHAAEATLHMRRVLDRGTRWYVTHDHRDQPVATALGRIAPALELLRTRTVDFLRGSDLDRVHDRLSRWDEVGMPQDLGRRASDLLESFGLLDISLISEQVREPITTIADVYYAVFQRMGVVSMLLRIAELPRRSRWEALARAALRDDVYSSVADMTISVMQSTQGGDASGANGVERIVAWERGHREQLARIKNTFAEVTTPGQVDIVSISVALKLLRTLVRR; the protein is encoded by the coding sequence ATGTCACGGAAATCGGCACCCACGCAGCAGGCCGAGTCTGCCGTTCCCCTTGAGCCCAGCGAATCCTTCCTGGCCGGCTACTACGCGCAGGTGTCCGCGGAGGACCTGAGGAGCTACAGCCCTGGGACACTCCGGGCGAGGGCGGCTCACCACCTGAAGGTGGCGTCGTCGCGGGCACCTGGACAGGCCGCCGTCGGGATCCTGAACGAAATGGACGCCAGCATCGTTGCCGTGGTGACCGACGACAACCCGTATCTGGTCCACTCCGTCACAGCGGAGCTCACGCGCGACGACGCGCCGATCCGGCTGCTGGTGCATCCGAGCCTTCAGGTGCTTCGGGATCCGGTTTCTCACGAGTTATTGGAGGTCGGGCGGGGCCCTTCTGTGGAAGGCGGGCCGGCTCGGGAATCCGGCAGCACCGAGGTCTGGTTTGCCGCTGAGATCGGCAGGCTGGGAGACGACGCTGCCGCAAGAGAGCTCACAGAGAACCTGCACAGGGTACTGGACGATGTCCGGGCTGCCGCCGATGACGCCGCTGCCATGCACGGCAAGCTGGCCGAGGCCGTGGCCGCTGTGGATGGATTCCCGCAGGCAGTTGTGCCACCGTCGGAGCAGCTTGGTGAACTGCTCCGCTGGCTCGACGACGGCAACTTCTTGTTCCTCGGTTACGGCGAATATCAACTGACGACGGCGGAAGGCCAGGAGCTGCTCTCTGAGCGACCCGGTGCCGCGCTGGGACTGCTGAAGGGACTGCGGGGAAGCGCTCCTGGAGCACCGGTGCCCGGGATGATCCGCGGAAACCAGGCACTCACGCTTGCCACCTCAGAGGTCCGCTCCACCGTCCTCAGGCGGTCGTATATGGACGAATTGCGTTTACAGATATTCAACGAGGCCGGCAGGGCCACCGGGGAACGACGGTTTGTGGGGTTGTTCACCCCGGTCGCCGCCCATCAGTCCGTTCGGCGGATTCCGATGATCCGTGAGAAGGTCCAGGCCGTTAGGGAACGCCTGGGATTCAGCCCCCGATCACAGCAGAGCAAGGACCTGCTGGCTGTTCTGGAAACCTTCCCGCGCGATGAACTCTTCCACATTGACGTGGATGACCTGACCCGGCTGGCGGGGGACATCCTTCGCGCCGAGGCACTCCGGCGGACCCGAGTGTTCCTTCGACCTGACAGCTACGGCCGGTTCATGTCCGTGCTGGTCTTCTTCCCGCGCCGCCGCTACAGCACCGCCGTGCGGCTGCTGATGGAACAGGAGCTCCGGCAGGCATTCAAGGCGAAATCCATCGAGTTCGAGGTCCGTCTGACCGGATCGGCCATGGCCCGGGTGTTCTTCCGGATTCTTCTGGCCGGTGGCCTGTCGGATTCCCCGGCGTCCGGGACTGCCGTCGTCGACCCTTCCGATCTGGAGCGGCGCCTGATTTCAGCCACCCGCTCATGGGCGGACGGGCTCGATGAAGTGATCCGTGAGCGCTTCCCCGCGTCAGAGGTCGCACGTCTTTCCGGGCTGTGGTCCGAAGCATTTCCGTCGAGTTATCGCGCTGATTACGGGGCGGAAACCGCCGTCGGGGACATTATCAACTTTGAGACGTTCGATCTGGACGGTACCGGTGGTCGCTCCTTGGGGGATCCGTTGCTGACGGTGTACGTCAGGACGCGGGTTTCGCCCACCCTGACCGAGGACGCCCGGATCCGGCTCTACCTGACCCGGCCGAGGAGCCTCACGCAGATCCTGCCGTTCCTGCACAACCTCGGGCTCGAGGTGCTGGACCAGCGGCCCTTCGAACTCCGGCGCGGTACCGGACAGGGCGTGTTCCTGTACGACCTCGGCGTGAAGTATCCTGCCGGCGTCGACCCCGTGGCCACCAGTGGACTCCTTGCCGATGCCTTCGGCGCCGCCATGCGGGGCGACCTCGAATCCGACCGGATCGACGCACTCGTTATTCGGGAGGGGGTGGGCTGGCGGCAGGCGACAATCCTGCGAAGCTACGCGAAGTACCTCCAGCAGTTGGGGATTACCAACTCGTACGGTTTCATTGCGGACACGCTGATGACCAACGTGCGGGCAACACACGCACTCCTGGGGCTGTTCGAAGCGAAGTTCGATCCCGGGCTGGACGCGACCGACCGGTCGCGGGATACCGCCGCGGCCCGGAACAAGCTGCTGGCCGCAATTGACGAAATTCCCACCCTCGATGCGGACCGCCTGCTGCGCACCTTCATGAACCTCGTGGAGGCAACGCTGCGCACCAACTATTTCCTGGACAAGGCCCATCTGAGTTTCAAGCTGAATCCGGCCGCAATCACCAATGCGCCGTTTCCGCGGCCAATGCATGAGATCTGGGTTTACTCTCCCCGCGTTGAAGGCGTCCATCTCCGGTTCGGGACCTTGGCACGCGGCGGCCTGCGGTGGTCCGAGCGAAGCGAGGATTTCAGGACCGAGGTCCTGGGGCTGGTGAAGGCGCAAAACGTGAAGAACTCCGTCATTGTGCCGACGGGGGCAAAGGGAGGGTTTTATCCCAAGCACTTGCCGGACCCGGCCGCGGACCGGGATGCCTGGCTGGCTGAAGGCCTGGCGTGCTACCGGATCTTCGTCAGCGGGCTGCTTGACCTTACCGACAACATGGTCCCGTCCGGGTCCGGCGAGTCGGTGGTGCCTCCGGAACGCGTGGTGCGCCATGACGGCGATGACTACTATCTGGTGGTGGCGGCCGACAAGGGAACGGCATCTTTTTCCGATGCCGCGAACGCCGTGGCGCAGGAGTACGGCTTCTGGCTCGGCGACGCCTTCGCATCAGGCGGCTCCGTGGGCTATGACCACAAGCAGATGGGAATGACGGCCCGCGGGGCGTGGGAATCCGTGAAGCACCATTTCAGCGAGCTGGGCATGGATCCCCAGCACGACAATTTCACGGTCGCGGGCATTGGCGACATGAGCGGCGACGTGTTCGGGAACGCCATGCTGCTCTCTCCACACATCCGCTTGGTGGCGGCATTTGACCATCGGCACATCTTCCTGGACCCGGCCCCTGACCCGGCGGCGTCCTTCGACGAGCGCGAGCGTCTCTTTCATCTTCCGCGCTCGTCCTGGGCCGACTACGATCCCTCGCTGATCAGCGAAGGCGGGGGCGTCCACTCCCGACGCGCCAAAGCCATCGAAATCACGGAACAAGTCCGGACCTGCCTCGGCCTCGAGGCCGGAACACTGGCATTGCCCCCTCACGGGCTCTTGCAGGCCATCCTCAGGGCACCCGTCGACTTGCTCTACAACGGTGGCATCGGAACCTACGCCAAAGCCTCCACGGAAAGCCACGCCGACGTGGGGGATAAGGCCAACGACCCCATCAGGGTCAACGGCAGCGAACTGCGGGCCCGGGTCGTGGCTGAAGGCGGGAACCTGGGCATTACCCAGCGTGGACGGATCGAGGCGGCCCTTGGCGGTGTGTTGCTGAACACCGACGCGATCGACAACTCGGCGGGCGTGGACTGTTCGGATCACGAGGTCAACATCAAGATTTTCATCGAACGGATGATCGCTGCCGGAAAGATGCCCGCGGCGGAACGCGCAGGCTTCCTGCAGTCCCTGACGGATGAGGTGGCCCGCCTTGTCCTGGCAAACAACGTCGACCAGAACGTCCTCCTTTTCAACGACCGGCACCTGATGCTGGAGTGGAGTCCCGGGTTCGAGAGGTTTATGGATTGGCTGGAAAGCACTACGGATCTGGACCGCAGCCTAGAAGCGCTGCCGACCGCGGAGCAGCTCCAGGAGCGGCTGCGGACAGGTGAAGGCCTCACTGCACCGGAACTCTCTGTGCTCGCCGCCTACGCAAAGATCGAGCTGGCCAGGGAGCTCAGCGCCAGCGATCTTGCCGACGACCCCTGGTTCAAGCAGGTACTCCGTGGCTACTTCCCCCGCCAGCTCTCCGAGCGCTTTGACGCGGAGCTGGACGCCCACCCCCTGCGCCGCCAGATCGTGTGCACGGTGGTGGCCAACGACATGATCAACCTCGGCGGCATCACCTTCGCCTTCCGCGCCATCGAGGAAACCACAGTCACCGCGGCGGCCGTGGCCAGAGCCTTCGTGGTAATTCGGGAGGCGTATGACCTTCCCTGGATCATGGGCAGGCTTGCCGCGCTTCCCCCCGGGTATCCCAGCGAACACGCCGCTGAAGCCACGCTGCACATGCGCAGGGTCCTCGACCGGGGAACCCGGTGGTATGTGACACACGACCACCGGGACCAGCCCGTCGCGACGGCTCTGGGCCGGATTGCGCCTGCTCTGGAGCTGCTTAGGACCAGAACCGTGGACTTTCTGCGCGGTTCCGATCTTGACCGCGTCCACGACCGGCTGTCCCGTTGGGACGAGGTGGGTATGCCGCAGGATTTGGGAAGACGCGCATCCGATCTATTGGAAAGTTTCGGGTTGCTGGACATCTCACTGATCTCCGAACAGGTGCGCGAACCGATCACCACTATCGCCGACGTGTACTACGCAGTTTTTCAGCGGATGGGTGTGGTGAGCATGCTGCTGCGTATCGCGGAGCTGCCCCGGCGGAGTCGGTGGGAGGCCTTGGCCCGGGCTGCCTTGCGTGACGACGTCTACTCCTCCGTGGCGGACATGACAATTTCTGTCATGCAGAGCACCCAGGGCGGCGACGCCTCCGGCGCCAACGGCGTAGAGCGCATTGTGGCGTGGGAGCGCGGGCACCGGGAGCAGCTGGCACGCATCAAGAACACTTTCGCGGAGGTGACCACACCTGGACAAGTCGACATCGTTTCGATCTCCGTCGCCTTGAAACTCCTGCGGACCCTGGTGCGGCGATGA
- a CDS encoding GntR family transcriptional regulator, which yields MQMNGAFQGITGGGHATHAHTGAWIAGVLRSRISAGLLPPGTKLSEQKLAAALGVSRNTLREAFTVLAEQSIVQRIPNRGVYVSAPGAEDVREIYRLRRLIEPAAVLWGEVVAGTLDSLDALIASAREALAAGSVQGMADANQELHKALVALSGSTSLQALMEKVLAEMRLVFLPMATTPEFHSQYVERNAALVAMIRAGRRVEAAEELRRYLDAAEQELLAELNGESPS from the coding sequence ATGCAGATGAATGGTGCGTTCCAGGGGATCACAGGCGGCGGCCATGCCACCCATGCCCACACCGGAGCCTGGATTGCCGGCGTGCTGCGTTCGCGCATATCTGCAGGGCTACTCCCGCCGGGGACCAAGCTCTCCGAACAGAAGCTCGCGGCGGCGCTCGGGGTCTCGCGGAATACCCTGCGGGAGGCCTTTACGGTCCTCGCCGAGCAATCGATAGTGCAGCGCATCCCCAACCGGGGTGTCTACGTTTCCGCACCTGGAGCCGAAGATGTCCGGGAGATCTACCGTCTGCGGCGGCTGATTGAACCCGCGGCCGTCCTGTGGGGCGAGGTTGTGGCCGGAACGCTGGACAGCCTTGATGCCCTAATCGCAAGTGCCCGGGAAGCGCTGGCCGCAGGCTCTGTGCAGGGCATGGCCGACGCCAACCAGGAGCTGCACAAGGCGCTGGTGGCCCTTTCCGGAAGTACTTCACTGCAGGCCTTGATGGAAAAGGTCCTCGCCGAGATGCGGCTTGTGTTCCTTCCCATGGCCACCACTCCAGAATTCCACAGCCAATATGTGGAGCGCAACGCCGCTCTTGTGGCTATGATACGGGCCGGGCGCCGTGTCGAAGCTGCTGAGGAGCTTCGACGGTACTTGGACGCTGCAGAGCAAGAGCTGCTCGCGGAGCTGAACGGAGAATCCCCCTCCTAG
- a CDS encoding IS110 family transposase: MDQGFDVYCGLDVGKSEHHATALSRAGERLFDKPLPQDEARLRELFTTLQQHGNVLMVVDQPNTIGALPVAVARDCGCEVAYLPGLAMRKAADLHPGNSKTDARDAFIIAETARAMPHTLRAVDRDSEVLSALKVLSGFDADLTHECTRAINRLRSLLLQIFPALERAFPGTVLTRPLVLDLLIKYAGPTGLRAAGRTNVLRWARHHSRKDPVQLVDAIFTALGEQTVTVAGTEAVELVIPRVAAQIKELKHQRAIVADEVEKLLDDFPLSRVLMSMPGVGIKTAATILLTIGDASSFKTAGHLAAYAGIAPVTRRSGTSIRGEFPARSGNKQLKNALFRSAWIASCHDPLSKAYYDRKRAQGKKHNAAIICLARRRCDVIHAMLRNGTLYEEKAPQAA, encoded by the coding sequence ATGGATCAGGGATTCGACGTTTACTGCGGACTTGATGTCGGCAAGAGCGAACACCACGCCACCGCGCTGAGCCGCGCCGGCGAACGCCTTTTTGATAAGCCGTTGCCGCAGGACGAAGCCCGGCTGCGGGAGCTTTTCACGACGCTGCAGCAGCATGGGAACGTGCTGATGGTCGTGGACCAGCCCAACACCATCGGTGCCCTGCCCGTGGCGGTGGCCAGGGATTGCGGCTGCGAAGTCGCTTACCTGCCCGGGCTGGCCATGCGCAAAGCGGCGGATCTGCATCCCGGTAATTCGAAAACAGATGCCCGGGACGCATTCATCATTGCCGAGACAGCCCGGGCGATGCCTCACACGCTGCGGGCCGTGGACCGGGACAGCGAGGTCCTCTCCGCACTGAAAGTCCTCTCCGGGTTCGACGCCGATCTGACCCACGAATGCACCCGCGCCATCAACCGGCTGCGGTCCCTGCTGCTGCAGATCTTCCCGGCCCTGGAACGTGCCTTCCCCGGCACGGTCCTGACCCGTCCCCTCGTCCTGGACCTGCTGATCAAATACGCCGGTCCCACGGGCCTGCGCGCCGCAGGCCGCACCAACGTGCTGCGCTGGGCCCGCCACCACAGCCGGAAGGACCCCGTCCAGCTTGTAGATGCAATCTTCACCGCGCTCGGAGAGCAGACGGTAACCGTCGCCGGAACCGAAGCCGTCGAACTCGTCATCCCGCGCGTCGCCGCCCAGATCAAGGAACTCAAACACCAGCGCGCCATCGTCGCCGACGAAGTCGAGAAACTCCTGGACGACTTCCCTCTTTCCCGGGTCTTGATGTCCATGCCGGGAGTCGGCATCAAGACCGCCGCGACGATACTCCTGACCATCGGCGACGCAAGCAGCTTCAAAACCGCCGGGCACCTCGCCGCCTACGCCGGCATCGCGCCCGTCACCCGCCGGTCCGGCACCTCCATCCGCGGCGAATTCCCGGCCCGCTCCGGCAACAAACAACTCAAGAACGCGCTCTTCCGATCCGCCTGGATCGCCTCGTGCCATGACCCGCTCTCCAAGGCCTACTACGACCGGAAACGCGCCCAAGGAAAGAAGCACAACGCCGCCATCATCTGCCTCGCCCGGCGCCGCTGCGACGTCATCCACGCGATGCTCCGAAACGGGACACTCTACGAGGAAAAAGCTCCCCAGGCCGCTTGA
- a CDS encoding HAD-IIB family hydrolase: MRQLHQKTYEAADAGALHHKGRNADEWLVAIDLDGTTIDEGGQASPAVRAELRRIGQAGHHLLIATGRSQATTLTVLEHIEVRPEYLVCSNGAVILQRNADAAGGYRRLRTMGFDASAVLEAVRVHLPNAHIAVEDELGSYRYTHPFPPATTEAKEAQSIVPFEALLKGNTLRVVVAEPGCDVSEFRMTVERMNLTGVTCSFGWTAWIDIAAEGITKAAAAEEVRAVLGFCHDRVLAVGDGFNDIELLEWAGAHGRGVAMGHAPRALLTVATETTGTLKEDGLAQVLASL, from the coding sequence TTGAGGCAACTGCACCAGAAGACTTACGAAGCCGCCGATGCCGGAGCACTCCACCATAAAGGCCGGAATGCCGATGAGTGGCTGGTCGCGATTGACCTAGACGGCACCACCATCGATGAGGGTGGACAAGCCAGCCCAGCCGTAAGGGCGGAGCTTCGAAGAATCGGACAGGCGGGGCATCACTTACTCATCGCTACCGGGAGATCGCAGGCGACAACGCTTACCGTACTGGAACATATCGAGGTTCGGCCCGAGTACCTCGTCTGTTCAAACGGTGCTGTGATCCTGCAACGCAATGCCGACGCGGCGGGCGGATACCGGCGGCTCCGGACGATGGGGTTTGATGCCTCGGCCGTGCTGGAGGCAGTTCGTGTGCACCTCCCGAATGCGCATATCGCCGTTGAAGACGAGTTGGGCTCCTACCGATATACCCACCCGTTTCCGCCTGCTACGACAGAGGCAAAGGAAGCCCAGAGCATCGTTCCATTCGAGGCCTTGCTGAAAGGAAATACCCTGCGGGTGGTCGTGGCCGAGCCTGGCTGTGATGTCTCCGAGTTTCGGATGACTGTCGAACGGATGAATCTTACGGGGGTGACCTGCTCGTTCGGATGGACCGCGTGGATCGATATCGCCGCGGAAGGAATTACCAAAGCGGCGGCGGCAGAAGAAGTGCGAGCAGTTCTAGGTTTTTGCCATGATCGTGTTTTAGCGGTCGGAGACGGGTTCAATGACATTGAGCTTCTCGAATGGGCCGGTGCACACGGGCGGGGGGTAGCCATGGGCCATGCCCCCCGGGCACTCTTGACCGTCGCGACGGAGACCACCGGAACACTCAAGGAAGACGGACTCGCGCAAGTGCTCGCCAGTTTGTGA